From the Xenopus laevis strain J_2021 chromosome 7L, Xenopus_laevis_v10.1, whole genome shotgun sequence genome, the window GTCTACAGGTCTGGCTTACAAAGGCTAATCCACTTGGATAgatataattattaacatgtatttattgagcgccaacatattgtgcagcactgtagATCATGTTCTTCGACAGACAAGTGAAATATCCTTTTATCTCCTTATTAAAGCCTTGTGAGGGATGTATTATGTTAGAACCTTTAATAATGCTATTACATTTCAGAAAGATAGGAAAGAAAATGTACCATGCTGCAGAGTTCCCAAAAATCATAGCATCGGAGCCAATGGGGTATTGATATGTCGGTTCCTccaaataatcctccaaatagactCACCTGATttctgtatatctatatttacTTTCTACAGCTAGTCTGGCTCCCATATTGTGATTTTTTATACATTCTACTGCACAGGAACATGAGTTAACAGATgtttatgaagattctcattcatccaggtcatggtactgTATATTTGTAGAAACAAGTCAAATTAACTGGATCTGCTGTGAGCCCATTATTTTTTGTTGTGTCTGTACCCACCAAACACAGGTGAGATACCACAAGCAACATCCCATTAGTGATCAATGGTGTCGTCCTTGTGTAGTAGAATGATGAAAATTCCCCCACCACTCATGTGTGTAAGAGTCTATAATCAGTGAGGTTAGCATGAGTCAGGCATGATACATATTTACAATACCTTCCATATCATTCATAGTGCTGTACATCGCTACTTGAGATTTATACATTACAGTTATTTGGGCTGTAATGCTAAATGCTTTTATGACTTCATTGCGGAGGTTTCACTAATGTTCTTGTCTGTTGCTCAGGTTGGTTCCCAGGATCAGAGTGTCAGGATTATTACGCTTACCTCCCACAGTACATGAAAGCACTGAAGGGATCCTGTGTGGAGATCCCCTGCACATTCAATATGGAGACTACAGACTTCCAACTGGTTTGGTACAGGGATGAAATTGGATTTGACCCAGaaatcttcaataataaaaacccatccAAAATAAATGAAGCATTCAGAGATAGAACTTTCCTGGTAGGGAATAAGTCAAACAGCTGCTCCTTGAGGATTGATGATGTGAGACACAGTGAAACGTATTATCCGTGTATAAATGGGAATATAAACTGTGATCAGTACAAAGGATATAAAAAAGTCCTTGTTCACATCTCAGGTAAGATACCCTATGGGAAAAATAACAAAGTTTACAACCACAGCTACTCACATAATTCCACTCACAAAATTAACAGAAACATATTTATGTGTGAGGTGGGGGCTAATTATCTTTAGGTACACATGCCCAGCAGTTTTCAAAGGCCAATTAAACATAACGTTGTTCCTTCTGTAGGAAAAAGAGTTACAAATGGTCTGGTCAATCTTCCCTTTTAGCCATGTTCATGTACGCACATGCACGCAAGTGTTAAAGTTAGTTTTGAGCTTTTCCAACAATGCAGCATCTTTCCACCCAGGATTCCAGTGACATTGTGGTTATGAGAGGGAGAGCCACATGATTGCAGCTGATTCACTATAATTAATGCAACTGCTTGTGCATTTTGTCGAAGGCAATTGTGCTGAAGTCCACATGGCAAGTGACATTTGTGCACAATTCTTTAGTTGCTCAGTTGGGAAAGGAAGGCAGGAAAGACTGAGCAGCACAAAGAGCAAAAGCCCACCCTGCCTTCCATTCTGGATTGATTGCTGCTGCTCCAATTGTTGCAGGGGAACCCTAGAACTACCACTGCATCAAGACCAGTTGGTAGATCCAGGGTTTCCTTTACAGCCAGAGTACAGCACCTTATGAATCAGGCATCACTTACatgccaaacaccagaaatgacaaCAGGTGGATTTCCCTCCGTTTTTATCCCTCAGCACAATTGCCCCATGCGCATCACCAATAAGAGGAGAACATTTCAGGACTCTCAACTGCTCTGGAACCCAGAAGGATTCTTAGAGACAGAAATGGACATTGTATAGGCAAAGGCTGCATTGGGAATCAGGCTGTGAATAAATGGCCAGAGATATATTGGAGTCCGAGTCATAGGCAGAAGATCCAAGCAGGTTGAGTTGAATATTCAAAATGACAAAGAGAGATATCAGAGGATGATCAGGAACAGTGGGAGAGATGTTATAAGACACGTTTACAAATTCAGCATATAGTACAAAGAGCAATTTCCCAAACAATGCAGTATTTTACCCAGAAATGTGtttcatgttaaaggaacagtaacattaaaaaattgtgtttttaagtaatgaataaataatgtagtgttgccctgcactggtaaaactggtgtgtttgcttcagaaactcttctatagtttatataaacaagctgctgtgtagccatgggggcagccattcaagcacaggatacacagtagataacagataagtactactatagtttatataaacaagctgctgtgtaaccatgggggcagccattcaagcacaggatatacagtagataacagataagtactactatagtttatataaacaagctgctgtgtagccatgggggcagccattcaagcacaggatacacagtagataacagataagtactactatagtttatataaacaagctgctgtgtagccatgggggcagccattcaagcacaggatacacagtagataacagataagtactactatagtttatataaacaagctgctgtgtagccatggggagcagccattcaagcacaggatacacagtagataacagataagtactattatagtttatataaacaagctgctgtgtagccatgggggcagccattcaagcacaggatacacagtagataacagataagtactactatagtttatataaacaagttgctgtgtagccatgggggcagcaattcaagcacaggatacacagtagataacagataaatactactatagtttatataaacaagctgctgtgtagccatgggagcagccattcaagcacaggatacacagtagataacagataagtactatcatagtttatataaacaagctgctgtgtagccatgggggcagccattcaagcacaggatacacagtaaataacagataagtactattatagtttatataaacaagctgctgtgtagccatgggggcagccattcaagtacagggcacatagtagataacggataatgtagaatcccattgtatgctatagagcttatctgttatctgctgtgtaacctgtgcttgaatggctgcccccatggctacacagctccttgtttatagaaactattcAAATAGGAGAGGGGGTGGTGGTCAGTACAATTTTCCAAATGGTTTGTGTCTGATTCCTTAATGGTtcctctgtgctgcaactgctacaAACGATCCAAGTATAAAAGAAGGAAAAGTAACTCCAGCAGTTTTACTGCAAACATGTATACAaaacggggcacatttacttagggtcgaatatcgatggttaattaaccctcgatattcgaccgtcgaagtaaaatccttcgacttcgaatatcaaagtcgaaggatttaccgcatttcctacgatcgtacgatcaaaggaaaaatctattaaatccttcgaatcgaacgatttgaaggattttaatccatcgatcgatcgattttccttcgatcagaaaattgttaggaagcctatgtggaccttccccatatgctaacattgatgttcggtaggttttaggtggcaaagtacttggtcgaagttttttttaaagagacagtacttcgactattgacaACAacaatagtcaaacaatttttagttcgaatcgttccattcgaagttgaagtcgtagtcgaaggtcgaagtagccaattcgatggtcgaagtagccaaaaaaaacatttgaaattcgaagttttttttcttctgttccttcactcgagctaagtaaatgtgccccaacatgtttcgggttcaataccctttatcgaGTGAATCACTTGATATAatgtattgaacccgaaacatgttgtgtttaccactaccCGGAATAGAAGGtcgtttatagaaactatagcaTAGTTTCTGAATTGCAAACAGTGttgggcaacactacattatatttttattactttaaaacattttctttttttttgtgttactgttcctttaagtttcctGTGCCTCAAATGATGTGGTAATACATGCACTGCTAATCACAATCATTACACACCAGCAAgttgcagcaaataattcaagagtGGTGATGACACCATTTCCAGTGTGCCAATGTCAATATTGTTTGCTGTTGTAGCTATTGATACAACGTGCTTGTGAAACTCAGGAACTACGTCTTCTCCCAGTCTGGAGATATTTTAAGGGTTCCTGTATGTGAAAGTATACACTTGCTCAGGTTGGGTGGGTGCAGTGCTAACTTTGTGTCTATGGCTACAATTACCTTAGTGCTTGCTGTCAATGTCCTCTCGGTTTTTCAGCTCTTTTAGAGCGTTGCTCTAACTGTTCCAGTTATTCATGCCCTTACAGAGAGAATGGTCACCTACAATtagaaaaatattgctttaatCTAAGTCAATTGTGTCAGAGATTATTCAAGTTCAAGTTCATTCTTTAAATTACACACAGCCCTATATCTgtacaaataaattaaacaatatgTATATCATTTCTCAGATACCCCAGATAAGCCAGTACTAAAGTTGCCCACCAATCTGACTGAAGATAAACCTGCCCGTATCACCTGCTCTGTACAACACACCTGTACCCACAATCCCCCTGTACTTGAATGGAACAAAGTCGGCTTTAATAAAACGGACTGGAGAGAAGAACTTGAGGAAGGAGTTTGGAGATTTGTACATGAAATGGTTTATATCCCAACCTATCAGGATCATGGCTCTCCCATTATTTGCAAAGCTAATTACAGAACAGGACAAGTCTCAGAAGAAACAGTCACCTTAGATATTACATGTAAGTATCACTTACTTTAAAATTTCAACATGTATTAAATGTCTTTTTCAGATCTGTATAATCTCAATACATtgtaagtatacatttttttcatgttccTTGTTGCTGCACATTACGTTACAACTGTCTATGGTTAATATACATCCCTCCACATATTGCCATTATCTTAAAAGCTTCTTGTACTAAAATGTGTCATTCCTGAAACCAAGGTGGATAAATAACTCCAGGCTAAGTAACCCAAAAGATCTCTCACTTAAGTTATACTACTGCCCATTGGGTACAGAGACTGTGGTATGGCAAATATATCATGCTATAGCCTATAGGTCAAGTAAATCTGTTGTAATGCCTATAAAAATACTggaaggcttgagaaagggctgAAACATCGCCTGGTCTTTGACCTTAATAAAAACACCTTTTCACCTTTTCAAAAGGAAGTGCTCTATGCCATAAAAATAGTGGAAGAACATTAGGTTAAAAGAACACCTAATGGATTGTGTCTGCTATGGGCTGATTCCAGAGTTGATATCTCTCAAATCCACTGTTTTTGCTAGGATTGCAGTGCCAGCAGTTCATTCAGGAAGACTGATTAACCACATTTCATAGCATTATACAGCATTCCTCCCCTATGGTGTGTAAAAGAATGGCTATTGGCTGTGCCTCTGGATATTTGCAAAGACTAGTTGCAATCAGATACAGCTGCAATTTCTGTTTCCACCTATTCCCTCCTGATGATGACCTGCTGATCAAGGCATCTTCAGAACCCGTCACCATCACCTGCACTCACTTGTGCTGGGGATGTTTGAAGATAAATTCATTGTCTGGTGTGACCCTCAGGTCTTTCATGAAGGACACATCCTACCCTTTTTACAAGAAGGGTTGCACAAGGACTTAGTACTGAGTTCACTCAAGGTGCAGGTCTCTGCATTTTCGAtcctttttttggtgtcaaaattcacacattctaattttaatcctgcaattgcagggctggaactagtggtaggcagaagagacagctGCCTTGGCTCAATGATTGGGGAGCACTGGgcaactacctcttctgcctactcctagactGGACCTGGCACTAGACTTGCACCCGAGAATGCCCCTGCTGCGCATGCATGTATGAAAGTTGTTGCCGTGGATGACGCCCATGCGCTTGTGAGCGCTGCTGCCACAGGGCAGGGGGGCGAGCTGCCGGGCCCTAGTCCTTACTAGACCAACAGGGTAAGCCCTTACAATAGGAGAGCTAGTCATTCAAGACAAATATTAGTCAAAAAGTATGTCCTAACAAgagaaaaaagattgaaaaaagagCAGGAGGAATGGAAAGAGTTCTTCTCATGTGTCAATCATTAAGTAGCAAAAGCGTAGGAAAAGCTTTGAtggcaaagctttttttttgtgtacactTGATACAGGGCCTAGCCCGAATCAtacaggggttatttacgaaacctcaaatttatctggttggctttttggggcaaaaactttaatttttttatggaattattataccccgatgctgcaaaaaatcctGAATCCCAAAAAAAATCGGGAAagaagtcagaaaaaaaatcatacgatttgggttGTTGCTCGATTAGGTTTTTTCCTATCCGATttctttgagttattttattaataaataaggcaaaatctggGATCGGAGTTTCGTCAAGCTTCTTTCAaataaattatgagataaatttggattttagtaaataacccacatagTTTACCTGTGCAATAAAACAATGCAGTCAAGGTTTATTGCTATGGCCTTTTCATATGCTTTAGCTAATTAATGATTGATTCCTTTTGGAGATCGGCACAGGATACTCCATGGGAAAAGCTGAAAATGTTTCAACTTGTGTTCTACTGTCacccacattttttggaatttttcccaTGTGCATTATGCATTAGGTGATGTGTGCTTTGCAGGAGGCTGAATTGTACTTATACTTGTCACCCCAGTTTATGCCAAAGTGGGAGGAAGTCAAAACATCAGAGAAGGCAATGTCCTGGAACTTGAATGTCTCTTCTTACTGACCAACTTGTCATCAACCCAGTACAGCTGGTACAAGAATGGAATCCCCTTGAACAACAAGACACAAAGGACACTGAGTATATATGATGTTAAGGAATCTCATTCTGGGAATTACAGCTGTAAAGTGCACAAACAGGATGGAAATTTCTCCTCTCTATCACTTACTGTTACAGTCACACGTGAGTATGTGTAATGCTTATGATTTAGGCtaacagtgtaaaaaaaaggctgtcctttaataaaaagatgtaactggccaaacattaaggggcacatttacttagctcgagtgaaggattcgaagtaaaaaaacttagaatttcgaaggtttttttgggtacttcgaccatcgaatgggctacttcaactacgacttcgaatcgaacaattcgaactaaaaatcgttcgactattcgaccattcgatagtcgaagtactgtctctttaaaaaaaactttgactaccaaCTTCcacactttaaacctaccgagcatcaatgttagcctatggggaccttcccaataagctttctaagctttttttgatagaaggaaaatccgtcgatcgattgattaaaatatttgcagtatttgcggtaaatcctttgacttcgatattcgaagtcgaaggattttactttgatggtcgaatatcgagggttaattaaccctcgatattcgacccttagtaaatgtgccctaataCATGGCTCTGGCTAGATAATCTTGGTTAGATTTATTCATAACATTCCCTCTTGTGTGAGCCATCTTTGGTCTGTAACTATGTCTGCTTGATTAAATTCCCCCCcaaatttcttcttctttaattTGTTTCTCATTTATGCATTGTAGGGCTTGATGTTATATACAGCCTATGCTTTAACTTTAAACACAACTTTGCACATTTCTAAGTTACTTTGTATTGAATATGAgtagatatatattaaaaaaaaaaatcctgcaggTCAACTTTTATTCACAATTATCAacattattaaaagttaattgtaTGCGCTAAtaactatgatataattggtatcactgagacctgatGGGATGAAACCTTTAACTGGGCTGTCAATTTATTTGTGTGgttgagcatttagggaatagtgatcataacatggtctcctttgagattctgttgcagacaCAACTCTATGACGAAGAAACAAAAACACTAAACtctagacatgcaaactttgtcatctctgcaacatatataCTGTGAAACGCTTATAACAGGGTTAAACATTCAAGAAAAATAGGATgtatttaaaatgctgcttaataaatatacatgtcagtatattccccttgaaagcaaggaacattgtcgcaaagcaaaacctttgtggtttgacAGAATTGTTGGTGTCGAGGatggtaagaaaagatgtgcttttaggGTTCCAAGTTAGATGGGAAAGCTGAAACATTTGTCAGGTATTATGAGATCAATTAATCATGCAAAAATGCTATCAGACAAGCTTAAATTTATATGGAAAATTGCATTCTAGCAAAGAGTAAAAtgaaccaaaatttttttttaaatatgtaagagGGGGTCAGTTGcttgatgagaacagagataaagcagagattctgaactgttatttttcatctgtctaatACAAACTAGGAAACaagtaatgaaggtttccttctaaaatattattaaagggatcctgtcatcagaaaacatgtttttttcaaaacacatcagttaatagtgctgctccagcagtcttctgcactgaaatccatttctcaaaagagcaaacatatttttttatattcaattttgaaatctgacatggggctagagattttgtcaatttctcagctgcccctggtcacgtgacttgtgcctgcactttaggagagaaatgctttctggcaggctgctgtttttccttctcaatgtaactgaatgcgtctcagtgggacatgggtttttactattgattgttgttcttagatctaccaggcagctgttatcttgtattagggagctgctatctggttaccttcccattattcttttgtttggctgctgggggggaagggaggggggtaatatcactccaacttgcagtacagcagtaaagagtgattgaagtttatcagagtgacaagtcacatgacttggggcagctgggaaatggacaatatgtttagccccatgtccgatttcaaacttgaatataaaaaaatctgtttgctcttttgagaaatggatttcagtgcagaattctgctggagcagcactaaattttttacccatgacagtatccctttaattcaacAGATgttgcatagtgatgggcgaatttacgacGTTTTGCTTcacccgaaaaatttgcaaattttgcgcgaaattcgcaaaacggcaaaaaatttgcgaaagtgtttttgactccggcgtccatttttttacaccggcatccattttttttacgaaAATGCGCTGGggtccaaaaaacggacaccggcatccatttttttgccagtgaattttcgtggcCGATTAGTGAATTtgttcggcaggcgcgaattgcgcaaattcaccgcgaattcgcgcctgccgaataaattcgcccatcactaatgatgcatggttcccaCCCAGGGgacattcaaaagagactagaaaatgtaaacataattaaAGGTCTGGGACCAGATTGTATTCATCCCAGGATACTAATCAAGCTTAACGCTGTGATTGCTAAACTTctgtacttaatttttcaggattcagtgAGGTCTAACATGGTGGCGAGAGACTGTTGAATTGCTATTGTGGtgcagctattcaaaaagggatcccattctcagcttcaaaactataggccagctAGTCTGATGTCATTGTTAGGAAAGTTTTTCGAat encodes:
- the LOC108697062 gene encoding B-cell receptor CD22, producing MRLQIMELHISTKGIFLLAALQGWFPGSECQDYYAYLPQYMKALKGSCVEIPCTFNMETTDFQLVWYRDEIGFDPEIFNNKNPSKINEAFRDRTFLVGNKSNSCSLRIDDVRHSETYYPCINGNINCDQYKGYKKVLVHISDTPDKPVLKLPTNLTEDKPARITCSVQHTCTHNPPVLEWNKVGFNKTDWREELEEGVWRFVHEMVYIPTYQDHGSPIICKANYRTGQVSEETVTLDITFYAKVGGSQNIREGNVLELECLFLLTNLSSTQYSWYKNGIPLNNKTQRTLSIYDVKESHSGNYSCKVHKQDGNFSSLSLTVTVTPPYAREELPMILGGIAGVILIMLIGLVLYIFARSRKLQKTTSGKRSVESVVQEHINPVYGNIEPESNYCNFTVNEDNPRNDTERIYFSQIERQDVYAQPNKKRGTVQYTSIKHVPRTQAAEEMKHEEIQYASIQH